One stretch of Roseimicrobium sp. ORNL1 DNA includes these proteins:
- a CDS encoding tetratricopeptide repeat protein: MRRHPQGSFVLYRQWQQLVYPLLLLLALLPLGRVQAQEQPSAATSPPTAEVLKYHDMLRRRPQTGVVFDRFMGAWLATGSRDTLREFLLKASDAADAMAADHLILALYYSSSGQDAEALKACERAAQKAPDEPLIHLRTAEIANRLKDWDTALTALTRASQLGLTGESDIRATRLQTDTLWRLGRASEAKDVFHKLIERHPDESSLREELVDMLVENGLKPEAAIESRTLVDLTKDPFEKAMRRLRLADLLLDLRKVPQARTELDLTLAQSGTDFWLEGEALDRMERLYRRSGDVPGFATKLAELAKQHTNRVAIVRRQMRILTEIGKPMDASALAAALLERTPGRQDVREDYINLLEYQGNIREAVQQAEELLRQQPGDSALMLRLAGLHGRNGSPDRTRALVEQFLNQSPDDEGALLLAGRLLERLGLDDAAHDLYEKWMSSHPQDPLAGLSLAALLHRKGDVPDAIALWRKLAAQGDLSAASQIATAAANRGEDLAAFEILKAREQEFINDLRVLTQACNLALQARQETSCVRWLRRYAQLVKDPGELQRLATLTGGMLNRQNIRKLLLDDFAKTPASGISDGLLLAFAHEFTTPENAYDERQAGMHKADELLAQVWKALPHPADAPLSMEETLVEAGHAHVLNRRREWSALLRILSDNAKRPGGKTSMRLQDLAETSAEAFEYDAALRWIAEWKAAAPTSHTPWRLQARLLRSTGQPAKVLEVLREAARRFPDEEDITFQLADALSEAGLASEALATLRELFDQKDDATQRLRIGSQMVRTAKKTNQLDLLLDEWKRNQREHADSPEAWRLLAMVYREKPDVAAHGNALGEALRLSPNDIMLMRELAVSEDARGNVEKAAELYRQAARKDSSPQARRSYADFLLKRGDDEEALQIMQEIASAQTTKTADIEQLADNLMGARLWKEAAALLEEPARSQAQNARLQYQRGVALEESGKLEEAAQHFTRVLLIQEEMVDATPLPPLQEPPLLPEMPGSLWWHRLREQAPDAYEYRGQPEMIARAQTVRRPGPALNVRLPICKEEAQVFALRHLARLAEIGRTQTPELAPLKLPESVPMATLWTNLVIRQIWGRSEFITTAAQVREHPVLLASWLRGNVKTPNLPEEESIALLDHAEQTFSKSHPELAAEAALLHAFIDMSETPGVSMERALEFARHSTASMERLAELSSALVCELPDPYMAGILPRGRLSQEEEKKLLSVLTSWALNASSTDARAGVILSHAACSLATRGHWEGWRKLLDEALPRIRANAAVLAMQASSKEVGAYTFNFLAFPSQIHSGYGINPALCLAQSSSWLGGATGEHAPASLVAEARDPLTRLLCLQASGHEADLKQEAMRLAEAYPTRDDVLFLKASVLAMDGKSEELTKALYQWAALPVTEEVQRSRARYLLSTAVDGSLPADDAIQAVVLAAAKHLVALGELEDQRSPSGIAESLKSAGFVTQGQMLANSSTRYIGNIRSTAQSQQHSGTFTSQIAQAVLRSTDSTHESGTSFQTVTNTLRKFARQEIALGGGYARALTDDGWQTLSQALYRKSPARQALFDHLMKEAGSPRLSHAEGAFIADRLGFSATEIHEHYQKALDQNPGDTNIRLRAICALLDTDTVAAQKLYAAAPLEDRMFIGQSICDNAGRNSLVLTQIASRFMVELLHTVPSRRDGIVDLQWISALLTNLAWSGEGFSAPGISDLLQTEPPAQNGGFGAPLVEPPPAYGEGHELAGDLEELCEAAMEVPNMAAAAYGCYAALKLKKGATVESLAPKAREVLQTGSRANGWIWHEAFSHNEAAEPSHLWQPSPLGLLAWHASKQSDTRAAFRELTSFAQGCKVVHADLIVAALERLYTCQEADFPTAAAELAHLPYPASWWLDAHPTITTARIWKERNLEIDPAQFALKEPGTPIFHISRPSGTGIVLDTLATRGHREQAKAFMLQVMETALGPRAEWREFFKKLGDGYDNPAMQRVDFIHRLMQNICQTNSTLVFLSLEVADESGMRHHPSFRAEYVLPPWMTEKNLYGLPAMRSSRAGLNFLAGSPWLTEGAPFWDCPLDPAQKDTVLTRLASAINQFDKPLQADIRATIEHAAASNPGAAILHALVSRDQQKLVDAIAFANAGIDRASNCSIEALGLLMEKELAPFLKVTAQTRAPKVQAALLKLGDMEAARNAEAFFTARKVEALQMNDEQFEETMRRAATQLASTDRAKAVRLLDRACALMVDKQSRRGWNASTVANGWTASGEALKRWCDKTQSLDVVAVACDLFHQPDEVNAASAGWWNSPSWGGALVTAWKDEGGIGNPAVGLKAMLQSLHSKLAIKKAPLLMLAFMDFHGKLDVWQRQEVLKAADALAKEQTDISLYASWLGLAFRLNDLAEGALWLPGSQDPEVIRGVMEGFRAVIKDESVNPLVRLAVAHNLMNKAGKHADPETIWAAMDLATLAVEKEWPVHDDLMLDILNAVNRLPADGRYKAAATRWLPAWLHRNRLTNGQNYEPLEEYQSAVLTFAARGLDGLMLRQALRSLSGLQQRSAASLLTLIRHERDDVARDFLLQSKDMLLRASYNKLQPEESDMEKVRAFAETLPNPDERVQVMVYCSSFYGQGMLPDLWADSRALSWNRRMAERARQVMEHTFQDAALKDKLMLELADAPAAVMVMEQEIKEKDLREMTRHASFGSGPGSTAETLRYPLELTLNFLVKRIRETPPEALAATGSVFPGPYPNPLNEAQLNYQTLLERIDSGRNSWGKTECTRQVEGNLFESTMLSAPSMSGTSLAGFLPAWHKILRAYADEKERFEEEALGIATQIVLAGLSGKTAEIQAWREDVSHYRRDSLKAQFLAKRHLMPVAQQLCRLENGQWRGFDERWKLVQAFAEDAWVAEYLKSSRDIITQLVCNRVLTIVEALEHAKGLATMFPAEGRVAAELASLMQIHRREDEVATLLTLAVEQAKGLEVWEAEWTLRLVKWKEDHQQRDEAMRLWEDLKNSAYQPTAKKAAEAARPGA; encoded by the coding sequence ATGCGGCGACATCCTCAGGGCAGCTTTGTTCTTTACCGTCAGTGGCAGCAATTGGTTTACCCGCTGCTGCTCTTGCTGGCATTGCTGCCGCTGGGACGGGTACAGGCTCAAGAGCAACCCTCAGCGGCAACCAGCCCTCCTACCGCTGAAGTACTGAAGTATCATGACATGCTACGTCGCCGGCCGCAGACGGGCGTGGTGTTTGACCGTTTCATGGGAGCTTGGCTCGCGACCGGCAGTCGGGATACGCTGCGGGAGTTTTTGCTGAAGGCATCCGATGCGGCGGATGCAATGGCGGCGGACCATCTCATCCTGGCGCTGTATTATTCCTCCTCTGGTCAGGATGCGGAGGCGCTGAAGGCGTGTGAGAGGGCGGCACAGAAGGCGCCGGATGAGCCCTTGATTCACCTGCGCACGGCAGAGATCGCCAACCGGTTGAAGGATTGGGACACCGCCCTCACGGCATTGACACGAGCCTCTCAACTTGGCCTCACCGGTGAGAGCGACATTCGCGCGACTCGTCTGCAAACTGACACGCTCTGGAGGCTGGGACGCGCTTCCGAAGCGAAGGACGTTTTCCACAAACTCATCGAACGTCATCCTGATGAATCCTCCCTGCGCGAAGAGTTGGTGGACATGCTGGTGGAAAACGGCCTGAAACCAGAAGCCGCGATCGAAAGCCGGACGCTGGTGGATCTCACGAAGGATCCGTTTGAGAAAGCGATGCGGCGTTTGCGCTTGGCGGACCTCCTCCTGGATCTCCGCAAGGTGCCGCAAGCCCGCACCGAGTTGGATCTCACCCTTGCACAGAGTGGCACCGACTTCTGGCTGGAAGGTGAAGCTCTCGATCGCATGGAGCGCCTGTACCGCCGCAGCGGTGACGTCCCCGGCTTTGCCACGAAGCTCGCCGAACTCGCCAAGCAACATACCAACCGTGTGGCCATCGTCCGCCGGCAGATGCGCATCCTCACCGAGATAGGAAAGCCCATGGATGCCTCTGCACTTGCAGCAGCTCTGCTCGAGCGCACTCCGGGACGGCAGGATGTGCGTGAGGACTACATCAATCTCCTCGAATACCAGGGGAACATTCGCGAGGCGGTTCAGCAGGCAGAGGAACTCCTGCGCCAGCAGCCGGGTGACAGTGCGCTCATGCTACGACTCGCAGGGTTGCATGGACGAAATGGTTCTCCAGATCGCACACGTGCCCTGGTCGAACAGTTCCTCAACCAATCGCCCGATGACGAAGGCGCGCTGCTGCTCGCAGGCCGGTTATTGGAGCGTCTCGGTCTCGATGACGCCGCACATGATCTCTATGAGAAGTGGATGAGTAGTCATCCGCAGGATCCGCTCGCTGGGTTGTCACTGGCTGCGCTGCTGCATCGCAAAGGTGACGTGCCGGATGCGATTGCCCTGTGGCGGAAACTAGCCGCACAGGGTGACCTTTCCGCAGCAAGCCAGATAGCCACGGCAGCGGCGAATCGTGGCGAGGACCTGGCAGCGTTTGAGATCCTCAAGGCGCGAGAGCAGGAGTTCATCAATGACCTTAGAGTTCTCACACAGGCCTGCAATCTTGCCCTGCAGGCCCGTCAGGAGACATCATGCGTGCGCTGGCTGCGCCGCTACGCGCAGCTCGTGAAGGATCCCGGCGAACTGCAGCGGCTGGCCACGCTCACCGGTGGCATGCTGAATCGCCAGAACATCCGCAAGCTGCTGCTGGACGACTTTGCGAAGACTCCAGCCTCCGGCATCAGTGATGGCCTGCTCCTGGCATTCGCGCATGAATTCACCACGCCTGAAAATGCCTATGACGAACGGCAGGCTGGCATGCATAAGGCGGATGAGCTTCTGGCACAGGTTTGGAAGGCACTTCCCCACCCTGCGGATGCACCGCTGAGCATGGAAGAAACGCTGGTGGAGGCGGGACACGCACATGTACTCAACCGTCGACGCGAATGGTCGGCGCTCCTGCGCATCCTCAGCGATAACGCCAAGCGACCCGGTGGAAAAACTTCAATGCGCTTGCAAGACCTCGCTGAAACAAGTGCGGAAGCCTTCGAATACGATGCCGCGCTACGCTGGATTGCTGAGTGGAAGGCAGCCGCTCCGACAAGCCACACCCCGTGGCGTTTGCAGGCAAGACTCCTGCGGAGCACGGGCCAACCGGCGAAGGTGCTTGAGGTACTGCGCGAGGCGGCACGCCGATTCCCAGATGAGGAGGACATCACCTTTCAACTGGCAGATGCCCTGTCTGAAGCAGGTCTTGCAAGCGAGGCACTCGCGACATTGCGCGAGCTCTTCGATCAAAAGGACGATGCCACGCAGCGGCTGCGCATCGGGTCGCAGATGGTGCGCACGGCAAAGAAAACCAACCAGCTCGATTTGCTGCTGGATGAGTGGAAACGGAATCAGCGCGAGCATGCGGACTCCCCCGAAGCCTGGCGCCTGCTGGCAATGGTGTATCGCGAGAAGCCCGATGTGGCGGCGCATGGCAACGCCCTCGGGGAAGCGCTGCGACTCTCGCCCAATGACATCATGCTGATGCGCGAGCTGGCTGTGAGTGAAGACGCGCGGGGAAATGTGGAAAAGGCAGCGGAACTCTACCGGCAGGCAGCGCGAAAGGATTCCAGTCCGCAAGCCAGACGCTCCTATGCCGACTTCCTTCTCAAACGCGGTGACGATGAAGAAGCGCTGCAAATCATGCAGGAGATTGCCAGCGCCCAAACCACCAAGACCGCGGACATCGAGCAATTGGCAGACAACCTGATGGGAGCACGCCTGTGGAAGGAAGCAGCCGCCCTGCTGGAAGAACCCGCACGCAGCCAGGCCCAGAACGCCCGTCTTCAATACCAGCGGGGTGTTGCATTGGAGGAGTCCGGCAAACTGGAGGAAGCCGCACAACATTTCACCCGTGTACTGCTGATCCAGGAGGAGATGGTGGATGCCACGCCTCTGCCTCCGCTTCAGGAGCCCCCTCTCCTGCCGGAGATGCCCGGCTCACTCTGGTGGCATCGTCTGCGCGAACAAGCCCCAGATGCCTATGAATACCGGGGACAGCCGGAAATGATAGCACGAGCGCAGACAGTGCGTCGCCCTGGGCCAGCGCTCAACGTGCGACTGCCCATCTGCAAGGAAGAAGCGCAGGTCTTTGCGCTGAGGCATCTGGCGCGCCTTGCGGAAATTGGGCGCACACAGACTCCCGAACTGGCTCCCCTGAAACTTCCCGAGAGTGTGCCCATGGCAACGCTATGGACCAATCTGGTCATCCGGCAAATCTGGGGACGCAGCGAATTCATCACCACCGCTGCACAAGTTCGTGAGCATCCTGTTCTCCTGGCCAGCTGGCTTCGAGGGAACGTAAAAACTCCGAATCTGCCCGAAGAAGAATCCATCGCGCTATTGGATCATGCCGAGCAGACTTTTTCCAAATCCCATCCCGAACTCGCAGCTGAAGCTGCGCTGCTCCACGCCTTCATTGATATGTCAGAGACTCCCGGAGTGAGCATGGAGCGCGCCCTGGAGTTCGCCAGACATTCCACCGCGAGCATGGAGCGCCTCGCCGAGCTTTCTTCCGCGCTGGTATGCGAGCTGCCAGATCCCTACATGGCGGGAATTCTTCCGCGGGGTCGGCTCTCACAGGAAGAAGAGAAAAAGCTTCTCTCCGTCCTGACCTCCTGGGCGCTGAACGCTTCATCCACCGATGCGAGGGCTGGCGTCATCCTTTCTCACGCTGCCTGCAGTCTGGCCACGCGAGGACACTGGGAGGGATGGCGCAAACTCCTCGACGAAGCGCTTCCCCGCATCCGTGCCAATGCCGCGGTACTGGCAATGCAGGCCAGCTCGAAGGAAGTCGGCGCCTATACTTTCAACTTCCTTGCCTTTCCTTCCCAAATCCATTCTGGATACGGGATTAATCCGGCTCTGTGTCTTGCGCAGAGTTCCTCGTGGCTGGGAGGAGCCACCGGTGAGCACGCACCTGCCTCACTGGTCGCGGAAGCACGAGACCCTCTCACCAGATTGCTCTGCCTCCAGGCGTCAGGCCACGAAGCGGATCTGAAGCAGGAAGCCATGCGGCTGGCGGAGGCTTATCCCACCCGCGATGATGTGCTCTTTCTGAAAGCCAGTGTGCTGGCCATGGATGGCAAATCCGAGGAACTCACCAAGGCCCTCTATCAATGGGCCGCGCTTCCCGTGACTGAAGAAGTGCAGCGTAGCCGCGCCCGGTATTTGTTAAGCACCGCGGTGGATGGCTCCCTTCCCGCTGACGACGCCATACAAGCCGTGGTGCTCGCCGCGGCAAAGCATCTTGTCGCGCTCGGTGAACTGGAAGATCAACGCTCCCCCAGCGGCATCGCTGAGTCGCTCAAGAGTGCAGGGTTTGTGACCCAGGGACAAATGCTGGCGAACTCCAGCACGCGGTACATTGGCAATATCCGCTCCACGGCGCAGAGCCAGCAGCACTCGGGCACGTTCACCAGCCAGATCGCCCAGGCTGTCCTGCGCAGCACGGACAGCACCCATGAGAGCGGCACCTCTTTTCAAACCGTCACGAACACGCTCCGCAAATTTGCCCGCCAGGAAATCGCCCTGGGAGGTGGCTATGCGCGCGCGCTCACCGATGACGGGTGGCAAACACTTTCGCAGGCACTGTACCGCAAGAGTCCGGCTCGCCAGGCTCTGTTCGACCACCTGATGAAGGAAGCAGGCTCTCCACGCCTGAGTCATGCGGAAGGGGCCTTCATTGCAGATCGACTGGGCTTTTCAGCGACCGAAATTCACGAGCACTACCAGAAGGCACTCGACCAGAACCCCGGCGATACGAACATCCGTCTTCGGGCCATCTGTGCTCTGCTGGATACGGACACCGTTGCCGCTCAGAAACTCTATGCGGCAGCTCCTTTGGAGGATCGCATGTTCATCGGTCAGTCGATCTGTGATAATGCCGGGCGCAACAGCCTGGTGCTTACCCAGATCGCATCACGTTTCATGGTGGAACTGCTTCACACTGTCCCAAGTCGCAGGGACGGCATCGTGGATCTTCAATGGATCAGTGCACTCCTCACCAACCTCGCCTGGTCCGGCGAGGGATTTAGTGCTCCCGGCATCAGTGATCTCCTGCAAACGGAGCCACCTGCACAGAATGGCGGCTTTGGCGCGCCACTCGTGGAGCCGCCTCCCGCCTATGGCGAAGGTCACGAACTCGCGGGCGACCTCGAAGAACTGTGCGAGGCAGCGATGGAAGTGCCCAACATGGCCGCCGCCGCCTACGGTTGCTACGCAGCACTGAAACTCAAGAAAGGCGCCACGGTGGAGTCGCTGGCACCAAAGGCCCGTGAAGTCCTGCAAACCGGAAGCCGGGCAAACGGCTGGATCTGGCACGAAGCCTTCAGCCACAATGAAGCAGCGGAGCCGAGTCACCTGTGGCAGCCCTCGCCACTCGGACTGCTGGCATGGCACGCTTCCAAACAGTCCGACACTCGCGCCGCCTTCCGCGAACTCACATCCTTCGCACAGGGCTGCAAGGTCGTGCATGCAGACCTCATCGTAGCAGCACTGGAGCGGCTCTACACATGCCAGGAAGCGGACTTCCCCACTGCAGCGGCCGAGTTGGCGCATCTGCCCTATCCTGCGAGTTGGTGGCTGGATGCGCATCCCACCATCACGACGGCACGCATCTGGAAAGAACGGAACCTGGAGATCGATCCCGCCCAATTCGCTCTGAAGGAACCCGGCACGCCTATCTTCCACATCTCCAGACCCAGCGGAACTGGCATCGTGCTCGATACGCTGGCCACACGAGGGCACCGCGAGCAAGCGAAGGCCTTCATGCTGCAGGTGATGGAGACGGCTCTGGGGCCACGCGCGGAGTGGAGGGAGTTCTTCAAGAAACTGGGTGATGGCTACGACAATCCCGCCATGCAACGAGTCGACTTCATCCATCGTTTGATGCAGAACATCTGTCAGACGAATTCCACACTGGTGTTCCTATCGCTCGAAGTTGCGGATGAATCGGGCATGCGGCATCATCCCAGTTTCCGTGCGGAGTATGTCCTTCCACCGTGGATGACGGAGAAGAATCTGTACGGCTTACCAGCCATGCGTTCTTCCCGGGCAGGGCTCAACTTCCTGGCGGGCAGTCCCTGGCTGACGGAAGGTGCGCCATTCTGGGACTGTCCACTGGATCCAGCTCAAAAGGACACTGTGCTCACCCGGCTGGCATCCGCCATCAACCAGTTCGACAAACCTCTTCAAGCGGACATTCGTGCCACAATTGAGCACGCGGCCGCGAGCAATCCCGGTGCCGCCATCCTGCATGCCCTTGTATCCCGGGATCAACAGAAGCTGGTGGATGCCATCGCCTTTGCCAACGCTGGCATTGATCGAGCATCCAATTGCAGCATCGAAGCGCTGGGCCTGCTGATGGAGAAAGAGCTCGCCCCCTTCCTGAAAGTAACCGCGCAGACGCGAGCGCCCAAGGTACAGGCCGCCCTGCTCAAGCTGGGAGACATGGAGGCCGCCCGCAATGCGGAGGCATTCTTCACCGCGCGAAAAGTAGAGGCGCTCCAGATGAACGATGAGCAGTTTGAAGAGACCATGCGCCGCGCCGCCACCCAACTGGCCTCCACCGACCGGGCAAAGGCGGTGAGATTGCTGGATCGCGCATGTGCATTGATGGTCGACAAGCAATCGCGCCGCGGATGGAATGCCAGCACTGTTGCCAATGGATGGACCGCGTCAGGCGAAGCGCTGAAGAGGTGGTGTGACAAAACGCAGAGCCTGGATGTGGTGGCTGTCGCCTGCGATCTGTTCCACCAACCGGATGAGGTCAACGCCGCGAGCGCCGGCTGGTGGAACTCTCCCTCCTGGGGTGGCGCGCTGGTGACGGCATGGAAGGATGAAGGTGGTATCGGCAATCCCGCCGTAGGCCTGAAGGCAATGCTGCAAAGTCTGCATTCCAAACTGGCGATCAAAAAGGCGCCCCTGCTGATGCTCGCCTTCATGGACTTCCACGGGAAACTCGATGTCTGGCAACGGCAGGAAGTGCTGAAGGCCGCTGATGCCCTGGCGAAAGAACAGACTGACATTTCACTCTATGCCTCGTGGTTGGGACTCGCATTCCGTCTCAACGATCTGGCGGAGGGAGCGCTCTGGCTTCCAGGCTCGCAAGATCCTGAAGTCATCCGAGGTGTGATGGAAGGTTTCCGCGCAGTCATCAAGGATGAGTCTGTCAATCCACTGGTGCGTCTCGCGGTAGCGCACAACCTGATGAACAAGGCAGGCAAGCATGCCGATCCGGAAACCATCTGGGCCGCGATGGACCTGGCCACGCTGGCGGTGGAGAAGGAGTGGCCAGTGCACGACGATCTTATGCTGGACATCCTGAACGCAGTGAACCGGCTTCCCGCGGATGGGCGGTACAAGGCAGCAGCCACACGATGGCTGCCCGCGTGGCTCCACCGGAATCGGCTTACGAACGGACAGAACTACGAGCCCCTGGAAGAATATCAGTCGGCCGTGCTCACCTTCGCCGCGCGTGGACTCGATGGTCTGATGCTCCGTCAGGCCTTGCGCAGCCTCTCGGGCTTGCAGCAGCGTTCTGCCGCGAGTTTGCTGACGCTGATCCGCCATGAGCGTGATGACGTGGCGCGAGACTTTCTCTTGCAGTCGAAGGATATGCTTCTCCGCGCCTCGTACAACAAACTCCAGCCTGAGGAGAGCGACATGGAAAAAGTCCGCGCCTTCGCCGAGACCTTGCCCAATCCTGACGAGCGTGTGCAGGTCATGGTGTATTGCTCCTCCTTCTATGGTCAGGGCATGCTGCCCGATCTGTGGGCGGACTCACGCGCGCTTTCGTGGAATCGCCGCATGGCGGAGCGGGCCCGCCAAGTGATGGAACACACATTCCAGGATGCCGCATTGAAGGACAAGCTGATGCTCGAACTCGCCGACGCTCCGGCCGCCGTCATGGTGATGGAGCAGGAGATCAAAGAAAAGGATCTGCGTGAGATGACACGCCATGCCTCCTTTGGTTCTGGCCCTGGCTCCACCGCGGAAACCCTGCGCTATCCCCTTGAGCTGACTTTGAACTTTCTAGTGAAACGCATTCGCGAAACTCCACCGGAGGCACTCGCAGCCACGGGCTCCGTGTTTCCCGGGCCATATCCCAATCCACTGAACGAGGCGCAACTCAACTACCAGACGCTGCTGGAACGGATCGACAGCGGTCGCAACAGTTGGGGCAAGACAGAGTGTACCCGTCAGGTGGAGGGGAACCTCTTTGAATCCACCATGCTCTCTGCTCCCTCCATGAGCGGCACCTCCCTCGCGGGATTCCTCCCAGCATGGCATAAGATTCTCCGTGCCTACGCCGATGAGAAAGAGCGTTTCGAAGAAGAGGCGCTCGGCATTGCCACGCAGATTGTCCTCGCGGGATTGTCCGGTAAGACTGCGGAAATCCAGGCCTGGCGGGAAGATGTGTCCCACTACCGCCGGGATTCTCTGAAGGCGCAATTCCTTGCCAAGCGTCACCTCATGCCGGTAGCGCAGCAACTCTGCAGGCTGGAGAACGGGCAGTGGCGTGGCTTTGATGAACGCTGGAAGCTGGTGCAGGCATTCGCCGAAGATGCATGGGTCGCGGAATATCTGAAGTCCTCACGCGACATCATCACGCAACTGGTGTGCAACCGTGTACTCACGATCGTGGAAGCCTTGGAGCATGCGAAGGGACTCGCCACCATGTTCCCCGCGGAGGGACGCGTGGCCGCCGAACTCGCCTCACTCATGCAAATTCATCGCCGCGAGGATGAGGTGGCCACGCTGCTGACTCTTGCCGTGGAACAGGCAAAGGGACTCGAAGTGTGGGAGGCGGAATGGACCCTGCGCTTGGTGAAGTGGAAAGAGGATCACCAGCAGCGAGATGAAGCGATGAGACTTTGGGAAGACCTCAAAAATAGTGCCTACCAGCCCACGGCAAAAAAGGCCGCGGAGGCAGCGAGGCCGGGGGCGTGA